In a genomic window of Hyphomonas sp.:
- the nuoN gene encoding NADH-quinone oxidoreductase subunit NuoN, which translates to MIDFTAMILAIGPELWLVAIALAGVLIGATLKDRFNSVSIKFGALSLFAAAAFSLLNYEGGEAFGGLVRTNTFVNFAKFVSYALAGFALMASEGFLKRHGTIRYEYSLLILLASFGMGIILSAADLMTLYMGVETLSLSSYVLAAFHRDSAKASEAGLKYFVLGALASGMLLYGASLVYGFSGSTEFAVIASASPSIGMMFGMVLMIVGLAFKVSAAPMHIWTPDVYEGAPTPVVAFFASAPKMASMVVFANVMFTVFGDVIDQWQLILCIIAGLSMIIGSLGALTQTNIKRLLGYSSIANIGYALVAVAAGKELGAGPLLVFMTLYAIASLGLFMGVLAMRRKGGMVEGINELGGLMRKRPILAIALSILIFSMAGLPPFGGFFGKWEVLTAGVDAGLMPVVIILVLASVVSLGYYLRLIKIMWFDEPTEKFEAIDGSVTMTVLLAALVAGILFLFFINALSGWAGSAALGLPA; encoded by the coding sequence ATGATTGATTTCACTGCCATGATACTGGCGATTGGCCCGGAACTCTGGCTTGTCGCAATCGCCCTGGCCGGCGTCCTCATTGGCGCGACGCTGAAGGACCGGTTCAACAGCGTCTCCATCAAGTTCGGCGCTTTGTCCCTGTTCGCAGCGGCGGCGTTTTCCCTGCTGAATTATGAGGGCGGCGAAGCCTTTGGCGGCCTCGTACGTACCAACACCTTTGTCAATTTCGCGAAGTTTGTAAGCTATGCGCTGGCCGGATTTGCCCTGATGGCTTCGGAGGGTTTCCTGAAGCGCCACGGCACCATCCGGTACGAATACTCGCTGCTGATCCTGCTCGCCTCCTTCGGCATGGGCATCATCCTTTCGGCAGCCGATCTGATGACACTGTATATGGGTGTCGAGACCCTGAGCCTGTCATCCTATGTGCTGGCGGCCTTCCACCGGGATTCCGCCAAGGCGTCGGAAGCAGGCCTCAAATATTTTGTGCTCGGCGCTCTGGCGTCCGGCATGCTGCTCTACGGCGCTTCGCTGGTCTATGGTTTCTCGGGATCTACCGAGTTCGCAGTGATCGCGTCTGCAAGCCCGTCCATCGGCATGATGTTCGGCATGGTTCTGATGATTGTCGGCCTGGCCTTCAAGGTGTCGGCCGCGCCCATGCACATCTGGACGCCGGATGTCTATGAGGGAGCACCCACGCCCGTGGTGGCCTTCTTTGCTTCCGCGCCGAAAATGGCCAGCATGGTGGTCTTCGCGAATGTCATGTTCACCGTGTTCGGGGATGTGATCGATCAGTGGCAGCTGATCCTTTGCATCATTGCCGGTCTGTCCATGATCATCGGCTCGCTGGGCGCTCTGACGCAGACCAATATCAAGCGTCTGCTGGGCTATTCCTCCATCGCCAATATCGGTTATGCGCTGGTGGCGGTTGCGGCCGGCAAGGAGCTGGGCGCCGGACCGTTGCTGGTCTTCATGACCTTGTATGCCATTGCGTCGCTTGGCCTGTTCATGGGCGTTCTGGCCATGCGCCGGAAAGGCGGAATGGTGGAGGGCATCAACGAGCTGGGCGGCCTGATGCGCAAGCGTCCGATTTTGGCGATCGCGCTGTCGATCCTGATCTTTTCCATGGCCGGCCTGCCGCCCTTTGGCGGGTTCTTCGGCAAGTGGGAAGTGCTGACCGCCGGCGTCGATGCCGGTCTGATGCCGGTTGTCATCATTCTCGTGCTCGCCTCGGTCGTGTCGCTTGGATACTATCTCCGCCTGATCAAGATCATGTGGTTTGATGAGCCAACCGAGAAATTCGAGGCCATTGACGGGTCTGTGACCATGACCGTGCTGCTGGCCGCGCTGGTGGCAGGGATCCTGTTCCTGTTCTTCATCAACGCCCTGTCAGGCTGGGCCGGATCGGCTGCGTTGGGGCTGCCAGCTTGA
- a CDS encoding NADH-quinone oxidoreductase subunit M: MGGFPILSAMTFLPLAGALIIMLVRAATAGSREASSGDSEGRTALLAGLIISGATFIASLAAFAAFDASETGYQLVEHYSWYRNISYKMGVDGLSISLILLTTFLIPICLLASWNSIHNRVTEYVVAFLVLETFIIGVFTAMDLVLFYIFFEAGLIPMFLIIGIWGGKDKIYAAFKFFLYTLIGSLLMLVAVVYMYQAAGSSDFEVLEKYAFDPGIQTWLWLAFMASFAVKLPMWPVHTWLPDAHVQAPTAGSVVLAGVLLKMGGYGFLRFSLPMFPDASQLFQPFMFALAVIAIVYTSLVAWRQTDMKKLIAYSSVAHMGFVTLGVFAFNEAGVQGAIFQMLSHGLISGALFLIVGVVYDRMHTREIAAYGGLVHRMPVYATFFMLFTMANVGLPGTSGFIGEILTMVGGFQASTWAAAGAALGVIFSAVYMLTLYRRTVFGQITNPKLETIKDMSLIEWICIAPLALLTILFGVAPNLIFNITEGSALRILNLMAGG, translated from the coding sequence ATGGGCGGTTTTCCCATTCTTTCAGCGATGACCTTCCTGCCGCTGGCAGGGGCGCTCATCATCATGCTCGTCCGCGCGGCGACCGCTGGCAGCCGGGAGGCGTCTTCCGGGGATTCCGAGGGCCGCACCGCGCTTCTGGCCGGACTGATCATCTCAGGTGCGACCTTTATCGCGTCCCTGGCAGCCTTTGCGGCATTCGATGCTTCCGAGACCGGGTACCAGCTTGTTGAGCACTATAGCTGGTATCGCAATATCAGTTACAAGATGGGTGTGGACGGCCTGTCGATCTCGCTGATCCTGCTGACGACCTTCCTGATCCCGATCTGCCTGCTGGCCAGCTGGAATTCCATCCACAACCGCGTCACTGAATATGTCGTGGCCTTCCTTGTGTTGGAGACCTTCATCATCGGTGTGTTCACCGCGATGGATCTGGTCCTGTTCTACATCTTCTTCGAAGCCGGCCTGATCCCGATGTTCCTGATCATCGGCATCTGGGGCGGCAAGGACAAGATCTATGCCGCGTTCAAATTCTTCCTCTACACGCTGATCGGCTCCCTGCTGATGCTGGTAGCAGTGGTCTACATGTATCAGGCGGCCGGAAGCTCCGATTTCGAAGTGCTCGAGAAGTATGCCTTCGACCCGGGTATCCAGACCTGGCTCTGGCTGGCCTTCATGGCCTCCTTCGCCGTAAAACTGCCGATGTGGCCGGTCCACACCTGGCTGCCTGACGCGCACGTTCAGGCGCCGACGGCAGGCTCTGTTGTTCTGGCGGGAGTGCTGCTGAAAATGGGCGGCTACGGTTTCCTGCGTTTCTCGCTGCCCATGTTCCCGGATGCGAGCCAGCTGTTCCAGCCCTTCATGTTCGCGCTGGCCGTGATCGCTATTGTCTACACGTCTCTGGTCGCCTGGCGCCAGACCGACATGAAGAAGCTGATCGCCTATTCCTCTGTCGCGCACATGGGCTTTGTCACGCTGGGCGTGTTTGCCTTCAACGAAGCGGGCGTACAGGGCGCGATCTTCCAGATGCTGAGCCATGGTCTGATTTCCGGCGCGCTGTTCCTGATCGTTGGAGTTGTCTATGACCGGATGCACACGCGAGAGATCGCGGCCTATGGCGGGCTCGTCCATCGCATGCCGGTCTATGCGACCTTCTTCATGCTGTTCACGATGGCCAATGTCGGCCTGCCGGGCACGTCCGGATTCATCGGCGAGATTCTGACCATGGTCGGTGGCTTCCAGGCATCAACCTGGGCCGCAGCGGGCGCCGCGCTCGGTGTGATCTTCTCGGCCGTCTACATGCTGACGCTGTATCGCCGCACCGTGTTCGGACAAATCACCAATCCGAAGCTCGAGACGATCAAGGACATGAGCCTGATCGAATGGATCTGCATCGCGCCACTCGCACTGCTGACCATCCTCTTCGGTGTCGCACCCAATTTGATCTTCAACATTACCGAGGGTTCTGCCTTGCGCATCCTGAACCTGATGGCGGGAGGCTGA
- the nuoL gene encoding NADH-quinone oxidoreductase subunit L yields the protein MLPDILILYIVLAPGLVALTGLLHKQIGDKIVMSLTTAVVLSAGLLSLIQLFAYVAGIGGHAGTEEHHASLVAATTGHDLKQHIITLMPWIHVGEFQANWAIRVDTLSIVMMAVITGVSGLVHLYSWGYMSEDPHKARFFSYLSLFTFMMLMLVTADNFIQLFFGWEGVGLASYLLIGFWYQNKAPNDASIKAFVTNRVGDFGLALGIMAVFFVFRSVEFGPVLEAVRNNVQVVPVGFTESHPVRDLVIPFLHWDLNALEVIGVLLFIGAMGKSAQFFLHVWLPDAMEGPTPVSALIHAATMVTAGVYLVCLLSPIYEYTFYAAGMITIIGAVTALYAATVGMAQNDIKRVIAYSTCSQLGYMFFVAGVGAYEAAMFHLFTHAFFKALLFLGAGSVIHGMHHEQDMRRMGGLAKFMPLTYAAMMIGTIAIIGLGIPHTKIGFAGFFSKDAILESAFAAGQAEVMFGQMAFWFGLLAAFLTSFYSWRLIYMTFHGPKAWEADDHHDDPAHDEAHDAHGHGHGHTPHESPLVMLVPLALLSLGAIFAGVYFYDAFVDHSNEAFWAGSIYRAAENHVLHDRHNVPEWVLFAPLVVTIAGFLVATFTYYFNRGVGQRVADSGGPLHSLFYNKWYFDEIYQATLVKGSALLGNLFWKADKKIIDGIGPDGVAAVTKSSAGRLSKMHTGYLYHYAFVIIGAALVFGGILWLRAGGAN from the coding sequence ATGCTTCCAGATATCCTGATCCTCTACATCGTCCTGGCACCGGGGCTTGTCGCGCTGACCGGCCTGCTGCACAAGCAGATCGGCGACAAGATCGTGATGAGCCTGACAACCGCCGTGGTGCTCTCCGCAGGCCTGCTGTCGTTGATCCAGCTATTCGCCTATGTTGCCGGCATTGGTGGCCATGCCGGAACCGAAGAGCATCATGCGAGCCTCGTTGCGGCGACCACCGGACATGACCTCAAGCAGCATATCATCACGCTGATGCCATGGATCCATGTCGGCGAGTTCCAGGCCAATTGGGCCATCCGCGTCGACACGCTGTCGATCGTCATGATGGCCGTAATCACGGGCGTTTCGGGCCTCGTGCACCTCTATTCCTGGGGCTATATGAGCGAGGATCCGCACAAGGCACGCTTCTTCAGCTACCTGTCGCTCTTCACATTCATGATGCTGATGCTGGTGACGGCTGACAATTTCATCCAGCTGTTCTTTGGCTGGGAGGGCGTCGGCCTCGCATCGTACCTGCTGATCGGTTTCTGGTATCAGAACAAGGCGCCCAATGATGCGTCGATCAAGGCCTTCGTGACCAATCGTGTTGGCGATTTCGGCCTCGCGCTGGGCATCATGGCCGTGTTCTTCGTGTTCCGCTCTGTTGAGTTCGGCCCGGTGCTTGAGGCCGTGCGCAACAATGTTCAGGTCGTTCCGGTTGGTTTCACCGAGTCTCACCCTGTGCGCGACCTGGTCATTCCGTTTCTCCACTGGGACCTGAATGCGCTCGAAGTGATCGGCGTGTTGCTGTTCATCGGTGCCATGGGCAAGTCGGCCCAGTTCTTCCTGCATGTCTGGCTGCCGGACGCGATGGAGGGCCCGACCCCGGTTTCGGCACTGATCCATGCCGCGACCATGGTCACCGCAGGTGTCTACCTCGTCTGCCTCCTGTCACCGATCTACGAATACACATTCTACGCGGCCGGCATGATCACCATCATCGGCGCCGTCACGGCGCTGTATGCCGCCACGGTCGGTATGGCGCAGAACGACATCAAGCGGGTCATTGCCTATTCGACCTGTTCACAGCTCGGATACATGTTCTTTGTCGCCGGTGTTGGCGCCTATGAAGCGGCCATGTTCCACCTGTTCACGCACGCCTTCTTCAAGGCGCTGCTGTTCCTTGGCGCAGGCTCCGTCATTCACGGCATGCACCATGAGCAGGACATGCGGCGGATGGGCGGTCTCGCCAAATTCATGCCGCTGACCTATGCGGCCATGATGATCGGCACGATTGCGATCATCGGCCTTGGCATTCCGCACACCAAGATCGGCTTTGCCGGCTTCTTCTCCAAGGACGCCATTCTCGAAAGCGCGTTTGCAGCAGGGCAGGCAGAAGTCATGTTCGGCCAGATGGCTTTCTGGTTCGGCCTGCTCGCGGCCTTCCTGACCAGCTTCTACTCGTGGCGCCTGATCTACATGACGTTCCATGGCCCGAAAGCGTGGGAGGCTGATGATCATCATGATGATCCCGCTCATGACGAAGCCCATGATGCGCATGGCCATGGTCATGGTCACACGCCGCACGAAAGCCCGCTCGTCATGCTGGTGCCGCTGGCGCTGCTCAGCCTGGGCGCGATCTTTGCGGGTGTCTATTTCTATGACGCCTTTGTCGATCACAGCAATGAAGCCTTCTGGGCTGGGTCGATCTATCGCGCTGCCGAGAACCATGTCCTGCATGATCGGCACAATGTTCCGGAATGGGTGCTGTTCGCGCCGCTGGTCGTGACGATTGCCGGCTTCCTGGTGGCGACCTTCACCTATTACTTCAACCGCGGTGTCGGACAGCGTGTTGCCGACAGTGGCGGACCGTTGCACTCGCTGTTCTACAACAAATGGTATTTCGACGAGATCTATCAGGCGACCCTGGTCAAGGGATCGGCCCTGCTGGGCAATCTGTTCTGGAAGGCCGACAAGAAGATCATTGACGGGATCGGTCCGGATGGCGTTGCCGCCGTGACGAAATCCTCGGCCGGGCGACTGTCGAAGATGCACACCGGATATCTCTACCACTATGCTTTCGTGATTATCGGCGCTGCACTCGTATTCGGCGGAATACTGTGGCTGCGCGCTGGAGGAGCCAACTGA
- the nuoK gene encoding NADH-quinone oxidoreductase subunit NuoK: MDLGLSHFLAVSAALFTIGVVGIFVNRKNIIVILMAIELILLSVNLNLIAFSVFSGTIAGQIFAMLVLTVAAAEAAVGLAILVVYFRNRGDISVENVDLMKG; the protein is encoded by the coding sequence ATGGACCTTGGGCTTTCCCATTTTCTCGCCGTTTCGGCGGCCCTGTTCACCATCGGGGTCGTGGGCATCTTCGTGAACCGCAAGAACATCATTGTCATCCTGATGGCGATCGAACTGATCCTGCTGTCGGTGAATTTGAACCTGATCGCCTTTTCGGTGTTCAGCGGCACCATCGCCGGGCAGATCTTCGCCATGCTGGTCCTGACCGTCGCTGCTGCCGAAGCAGCGGTCGGGCTGGCCATCCTCGTGGTCTATTTCCGCAATCGCGGCGACATCTCAGTTGAGAATGTCGACCTGATGAAGGGGTAG
- a CDS encoding NADH-quinone oxidoreductase subunit J, with protein sequence MAVIAFYLIAAVVLVSALSVIMARNPVHSVLWLILAFFSSAGLLVLIGAEFLAMLLVVVYVGAVAVLFLFVVMMLDVDFVELKQGTLRYWPFAVLVGIVFAAEIVLASVVGTGEMSTSFDASPGADTNAEAIGQVMYTQYLLLFQMAGVILLVAMIGAIVLTLRHRPETKRQNIAKQTSRRRSDAYELKDPTPGQGI encoded by the coding sequence GTGGCAGTCATCGCTTTCTACCTGATCGCGGCCGTCGTGCTCGTCTCGGCGCTGTCGGTGATCATGGCACGCAACCCCGTTCATTCGGTGTTGTGGCTCATTCTCGCTTTCTTTTCCTCGGCCGGCCTTTTGGTCCTGATCGGCGCCGAATTCCTGGCAATGCTCCTGGTCGTGGTCTATGTCGGCGCCGTCGCTGTCCTGTTCCTGTTCGTGGTCATGATGCTGGATGTCGACTTTGTCGAGCTGAAACAGGGCACGCTGAGATACTGGCCATTCGCGGTTCTGGTGGGCATCGTGTTTGCCGCAGAAATCGTTCTGGCCTCCGTGGTTGGCACGGGCGAAATGTCCACGAGTTTCGATGCATCTCCAGGAGCCGACACCAATGCCGAGGCCATCGGGCAGGTGATGTACACGCAATACCTGCTGCTGTTCCAGATGGCTGGCGTGATCCTGCTGGTCGCCATGATCGGGGCAATTGTCCTGACCCTGCGCCATCGGCCGGAGACCAAGCGTCAGAACATCGCCAAACAGACCTCGCGCCGCCGCAGCGACGCCTATGAACTGAAAGACCCCACTCCGGGGCAGGGGATCTAA
- the nuoI gene encoding NADH-quinone oxidoreductase subunit NuoI, with protein MSLAQTIRGALLTDFLGALVVATKEMFTRKATVNYPFEKNPLSPRFRGEHALRRYPSGEERCIACKLCEAICPAQAITIEAEPRADGARRTTRYDIDMVKCIYCGFCQEACPVDAIVEGPNFEFATETREELFYDKDRLLANGDRWERLIAKNLELDAPYR; from the coding sequence ATGAGCTTGGCGCAGACCATTCGCGGCGCGCTCCTCACCGATTTTCTCGGCGCGCTCGTCGTTGCGACGAAGGAAATGTTCACGCGCAAGGCGACGGTGAACTATCCCTTCGAGAAGAACCCCCTGTCACCGCGTTTCCGGGGCGAGCATGCGCTGCGCCGCTATCCCAGCGGTGAGGAGCGGTGCATTGCCTGCAAACTGTGCGAGGCGATCTGCCCTGCGCAGGCCATTACGATCGAGGCTGAACCGCGCGCGGATGGTGCCCGCCGCACCACGCGCTATGACATCGACATGGTGAAGTGCATCTATTGCGGTTTCTGCCAGGAAGCCTGTCCGGTGGATGCCATCGTGGAAGGGCCGAACTTCGAATTCGCGACCGAAACACGCGAGGAGCTGTTCTACGACAAGGACCGGCTGCTCGCGAATGGAGATCGTTGGGAACGACTGATCGCCAAGAATCTGGAACTCGACGCGCCTTACCGCTAG
- the nuoH gene encoding NADH-quinone oxidoreductase subunit NuoH — MSNYVESLGQLWGPLLVLGQIGLFTLVLLLSIAFLLLLDRKVWAGVMMRKGPNVVGPFGLMQSFADFGKFLLKEIVIPAGANKTVFLIAPILTCTLAFAAWAAIPVAPGTVSGTSWVISNLNVGVLYLFAISSLGVYGIIMGGWASNSKYPFLGALRSAAQMVSYEVSIGFVIVTVILLVGSMNLTDIVNAQEGGIWTWHAFSFQHFPLILVMFPMFIIFFVSALAETNRPPFDLPEAESELVAGYQVEYGSTPYLLFMLGEYLNIVLMCALMTILFLGGWHGPFALGEEFVRDHPFLNAFAGLFWFMFKIFLFFFMFAMVKAIVPRYRYDQLMRLGWKIFLPTSLVAVLIVSGYVAYLGVQS; from the coding sequence ATGAGCAATTATGTCGAGTCTCTCGGGCAACTTTGGGGGCCATTGCTGGTCCTCGGGCAGATCGGCCTGTTCACGCTGGTCCTGCTGTTGTCGATCGCATTCCTGCTTCTGCTGGACCGGAAGGTCTGGGCAGGCGTGATGATGCGGAAGGGCCCCAATGTCGTGGGTCCATTCGGCCTGATGCAATCCTTCGCGGACTTCGGGAAGTTCCTGCTCAAGGAAATCGTGATTCCGGCCGGTGCCAACAAGACGGTCTTCCTGATCGCTCCGATCCTGACCTGTACGCTGGCGTTTGCAGCCTGGGCGGCGATTCCGGTGGCGCCGGGAACGGTCAGCGGCACGAGCTGGGTGATCTCGAACCTCAATGTCGGCGTACTCTACCTGTTCGCCATCAGCTCCCTTGGTGTCTACGGCATCATCATGGGCGGCTGGGCCTCGAACTCGAAATACCCGTTCCTTGGCGCGCTGCGCTCGGCGGCGCAGATGGTGTCCTATGAAGTCTCCATCGGCTTCGTGATCGTGACGGTGATCCTGCTGGTCGGATCGATGAACCTGACCGATATCGTCAATGCTCAGGAAGGCGGCATCTGGACCTGGCATGCCTTCAGCTTCCAGCATTTCCCGCTGATCCTGGTCATGTTCCCGATGTTCATCATCTTCTTCGTGTCGGCACTGGCGGAAACCAACCGGCCTCCATTCGATCTTCCGGAAGCGGAATCCGAACTCGTGGCCGGATACCAGGTCGAGTATGGATCGACGCCGTATCTGCTGTTCATGCTGGGCGAGTATCTGAACATCGTCCTGATGTGCGCCCTCATGACCATCCTGTTCCTGGGCGGCTGGCACGGGCCCTTTGCGCTGGGAGAGGAGTTCGTACGCGATCATCCGTTCCTCAACGCGTTTGCCGGCCTGTTCTGGTTCATGTTCAAGATCTTCCTGTTCTTTTTCATGTTCGCCATGGTGAAGGCCATCGTGCCCCGTTACCGCTATGACCAGCTGATGCGCCTCGGCTGGAAGATTTTCCTGCCGACCTCGCTTGTCGCGGTTCTGATCGTGTCCGGCTATGTCGCTTATCTGGGAGTTCAGTCATGA
- the nuoG gene encoding NADH-quinone oxidoreductase subunit NuoG, with protein MSDDLFKLNVDGKDIEVPRHYTLMQACEEAGAEIPRFCYHERLSVAGNCRMCLVEWEGAPKPIASCAQTVGDMRPNRDGSAPNIRTKGAYVEKARNGVMEFLLINHPLDCPICDQGGECDLQDQAMAYGRAGSRYDENKRAVEDKNMGPLVKTIMTRCIQCTRCVRFAAEVAGVEELGMISRGENAEITTYLEKSLTSELSGNVIDLCPVGALTSKPYAFNARPWELRKTSSIDVMDAMGASIRVDAKGDGVMRILPEVNEEINEEWLSDKSRFVWDGLARQRLDKPYVRENGKLRPASWGEAFAAVKAALSVPADKVGVVAGDLVEVEQAKAALDLFRSLGIQSTDCRPEGAQYGTDGVRERYILNGTLAGVEDADALLLIGTNPRVEAAVWNARIRKAWLWADLKVGRIGEAADLTYDHAWLGGGASALADVRSSDFGKVLAGAERPMIVVGEGALCGEDGAAVLAKALELAHEVGAVKEGWAGFGVLHNAAGRVGALDVGFVPGEGGGTTADILSGTMETVVLLGADEVDLSRLGSANVIYVGSHGDAGAARADIILPSAAYTEMSATYVNTEGRVQMTSRAVQPKGEAREGWAIFRALSDVMGKTLPYDTADALRAELRGPDGESTVFSGLGFAPGAMGVDALKAPMSGASGGLSTATFRPVFDDFYMTNPIARASKTMAECSALASALDTPVAAE; from the coding sequence ATGTCAGACGATCTTTTCAAGCTGAACGTCGATGGCAAGGACATCGAAGTCCCCCGCCACTACACGCTGATGCAGGCCTGCGAAGAAGCAGGGGCCGAGATTCCGCGTTTCTGTTACCATGAGCGCCTGTCGGTGGCGGGCAATTGCCGCATGTGCCTTGTTGAATGGGAAGGCGCGCCGAAGCCGATTGCCTCCTGTGCGCAAACCGTCGGGGACATGCGGCCCAATCGCGACGGATCGGCGCCGAACATTCGCACCAAGGGCGCCTATGTGGAGAAGGCCCGCAATGGCGTGATGGAATTCCTGTTGATCAACCACCCACTGGATTGCCCGATCTGCGACCAGGGCGGTGAGTGCGACCTGCAGGATCAGGCCATGGCCTATGGCCGCGCCGGCAGCCGCTATGACGAGAACAAGCGCGCCGTTGAAGACAAGAATATGGGGCCGCTGGTCAAGACGATCATGACCCGCTGCATCCAGTGCACGCGATGCGTGCGCTTCGCTGCGGAAGTGGCGGGTGTCGAGGAACTCGGCATGATCTCGCGCGGCGAAAATGCCGAGATCACGACCTATCTGGAAAAGAGCCTGACCTCTGAGCTTTCCGGCAACGTGATCGACCTCTGCCCGGTCGGCGCACTGACTTCGAAGCCTTACGCATTCAATGCGCGGCCATGGGAACTGCGCAAGACGTCCTCGATTGACGTGATGGACGCCATGGGCGCCTCCATCCGCGTGGATGCGAAGGGCGATGGCGTGATGCGGATCCTTCCCGAGGTCAATGAGGAGATCAATGAGGAGTGGCTTTCGGACAAGTCCCGTTTTGTCTGGGACGGCCTGGCGCGCCAGCGTCTGGACAAGCCCTATGTCCGCGAGAACGGAAAACTGCGCCCGGCAAGCTGGGGCGAAGCCTTTGCGGCCGTCAAGGCGGCCTTGTCTGTTCCGGCAGACAAGGTGGGTGTCGTGGCCGGTGACCTCGTTGAAGTCGAGCAGGCGAAGGCCGCGCTCGACCTGTTCCGCAGTCTTGGCATCCAGAGTACGGATTGCCGCCCTGAAGGGGCCCAATACGGCACCGATGGTGTGCGCGAACGCTACATTCTGAATGGGACTCTGGCCGGCGTGGAAGACGCCGACGCGTTGTTGCTGATCGGCACCAATCCGCGTGTTGAAGCCGCCGTCTGGAACGCCCGCATCCGCAAGGCCTGGCTGTGGGCTGATCTCAAGGTGGGCCGGATTGGTGAGGCAGCAGACCTGACCTATGATCATGCCTGGCTGGGCGGCGGGGCATCTGCGCTCGCGGATGTTCGCTCCAGCGACTTTGGCAAAGTGCTCGCCGGGGCCGAGCGTCCCATGATCGTCGTAGGCGAAGGCGCCTTGTGCGGCGAGGATGGCGCAGCCGTTCTGGCAAAGGCGCTTGAGCTGGCGCATGAGGTCGGCGCTGTCAAAGAAGGCTGGGCCGGTTTCGGCGTTCTGCACAATGCTGCAGGCCGGGTTGGCGCGCTCGATGTCGGCTTCGTGCCGGGTGAAGGCGGCGGAACGACGGCGGACATCCTGTCCGGAACCATGGAAACTGTGGTCCTGCTTGGCGCGGACGAGGTAGACCTGTCACGCCTTGGCAGCGCGAACGTGATCTATGTCGGCTCCCACGGTGATGCTGGCGCCGCGCGGGCGGACATCATCCTGCCGAGCGCCGCCTATACCGAGATGTCGGCGACCTATGTGAACACGGAAGGCCGCGTCCAGATGACAAGCCGCGCTGTGCAGCCCAAGGGCGAGGCGCGCGAAGGATGGGCGATTTTCCGCGCGCTGTCGGATGTGATGGGCAAGACACTGCCCTATGACACGGCGGACGCATTGCGGGCGGAGCTGCGTGGACCGGACGGTGAAAGCACCGTGTTTTCAGGACTCGGTTTCGCGCCGGGTGCCATGGGGGTAGACGCGCTGAAAGCTCCGATGAGCGGAGCGTCCGGCGGTCTTTCCACCGCGACATTCCGTCCGGTGTTTGACGATTTCTACATGACGAACCCGATAGCACGGGCGTCCAAGACGATGGCCGAGTGTTCGGCGCTGGCCTCAGCGCTGGACACCCCGGTGGCAGCGGAGTAG